The proteins below are encoded in one region of Clostridium estertheticum:
- a CDS encoding glycoside hydrolase family 1 protein, whose amino-acid sequence MKMQDGFLWGGATAANQFEGGWNKGGKGASTADMMTGGTHTRPRRITTVLEEKTHYPSHEAIDFYGHYKEDIKMFGEMGFKTFRLSIAWSRIFPKGYELEPNEEGLKFYDDVFDELRKNNIEPLVTISHYETPFGLTQKYNGWASREVVECYVRYCDVIFKRYKDKVKYWLTFNEINILTIPFGAFMGGGIIVDEKENTDEIRFNALHHQFIASAKAVKLGHEINPNFKIGCMIAYMCTYPNTCNPDDILLAQKKDQISNMLCGDIQVRGYYPSFAARYFEEKGIRIVMEEGDEEILKEGCVDFYSFSYYMSTVESADPTVEVVEGNLLGGVKNPYLESSDWGWQIDPKGLRWSLNNIYDRYQIPLMVVENGLGAVDTVEEDGSINDDYRIDYLRNHIIQMEEAVKDGVELMGYTMWGCIDLVSASTGEMKKRYGFIYVDKDNEGKGDLHRKPKKSFNWYRKVISSNGKDLE is encoded by the coding sequence ATGAAAATGCAAGATGGATTTTTGTGGGGAGGAGCAACTGCTGCAAACCAATTTGAAGGCGGATGGAACAAAGGTGGCAAGGGCGCGAGCACTGCAGATATGATGACTGGAGGAACGCATACTAGACCTAGACGTATCACAACTGTTTTAGAAGAAAAAACTCATTATCCAAGCCATGAAGCTATTGATTTTTATGGCCATTATAAAGAAGATATAAAAATGTTTGGAGAAATGGGTTTTAAGACTTTTCGTTTGTCTATTGCTTGGTCAAGAATATTTCCTAAAGGTTATGAATTAGAACCAAACGAAGAAGGTCTAAAATTCTACGATGATGTATTTGATGAATTAAGAAAAAATAATATTGAACCATTAGTAACTATTTCTCACTATGAAACGCCTTTTGGGTTGACGCAGAAGTATAATGGCTGGGCATCAAGAGAGGTTGTTGAATGTTATGTAAGATATTGCGATGTGATATTTAAAAGATATAAAGATAAGGTAAAGTATTGGCTTACTTTTAATGAAATTAATATCTTAACAATACCATTTGGTGCTTTTATGGGCGGTGGAATAATAGTAGATGAAAAAGAAAATACAGATGAAATAAGATTTAATGCACTGCATCATCAATTTATAGCTAGTGCAAAAGCTGTTAAACTGGGACATGAAATAAATCCGAATTTTAAAATAGGATGTATGATTGCGTATATGTGTACTTACCCGAATACTTGTAATCCAGATGACATATTACTTGCACAAAAGAAAGACCAAATAAGCAATATGTTATGTGGAGATATTCAGGTAAGGGGATACTATCCAAGTTTTGCAGCACGTTATTTTGAAGAAAAAGGAATAAGAATTGTAATGGAAGAAGGGGATGAAGAGATATTAAAAGAAGGCTGCGTAGACTTCTACTCCTTCAGTTATTATATGTCAACAGTTGAAAGTGCTGACCCAACTGTTGAGGTGGTAGAAGGAAATTTACTAGGTGGGGTTAAAAATCCATATTTAGAATCTTCTGACTGGGGATGGCAAATTGATCCTAAGGGTTTAAGATGGTCATTAAATAACATTTATGACAGATATCAAATTCCACTTATGGTAGTTGAAAATGGATTAGGTGCAGTGGATACGGTTGAAGAAGATGGGTCAATAAATGATGATTATCGTATAGATTACTTGAGGAATCACATAATTCAAATGGAAGAAGCAGTTAAAGATGGTGTCGAACTTATGGGATATACTATGTGGGGATGTATTGACTTAGTAAGTGCATCTACTGGTGAAATGAAAAAACGTTATGGATTTATATATGTAGACAAAGATAATGAAGGAAAAGGAGACTTACACCGTAAACCTAAAAAGAGTTTTAACTGGTACAGAAAAGTTATATCGTCAAATGGTAAAGACTTAGAATAA
- the licT gene encoding BglG family transcription antiterminator LicT → MIIKKIFNNNAIVVKEPDKHEFVVMGCGIAFKKSVGEKVDEHLIEKTFILKQKDASEKFKLLLEDVPAQHVSLCYDIIEYAKNILGVELNDYLYVTLTDHVSNALKIYDEGFNCTNPLIWEIKKIYPKEFKVGLKALEFIENETSKKLTEDEAGNIALHLINAQSNSAFNKVEDVASQTKKIQDILNIVKYTYSIILDENSINYERFVTHLRFFFQRLNKKEKIDEIESDDDFLFAQIKKKYKDAYVCMCKIEKYLELELSCEEQLYLTVHIQRVTQRKIK, encoded by the coding sequence TTGATAATAAAGAAGATATTTAATAACAATGCTATAGTGGTTAAGGAACCAGACAAGCATGAATTTGTTGTTATGGGGTGTGGAATTGCATTTAAAAAGAGTGTAGGGGAAAAAGTGGATGAACATTTAATAGAGAAAACTTTTATTCTTAAACAAAAAGATGCTTCAGAAAAGTTTAAATTATTATTAGAAGATGTTCCCGCGCAGCACGTCTCACTTTGTTATGATATTATTGAATATGCAAAAAACATACTAGGTGTTGAATTGAATGACTATTTATATGTTACTCTTACAGACCATGTTAGTAATGCATTAAAAATATATGATGAAGGATTTAATTGCACAAACCCACTAATTTGGGAAATTAAAAAAATTTATCCAAAAGAATTTAAAGTGGGACTTAAAGCACTAGAGTTTATCGAAAATGAAACAAGTAAAAAATTAACTGAGGATGAGGCAGGTAATATAGCGCTTCATTTAATAAATGCACAATCTAATAGTGCATTTAATAAAGTGGAAGATGTAGCGAGTCAAACTAAAAAAATTCAGGATATATTAAATATTGTTAAATACACATACAGTATTATACTTGATGAAAACTCAATTAATTATGAAAGGTTTGTGACACATTTAAGATTCTTTTTTCAAAGGCTAAATAAGAAAGAAAAAATAGATGAAATAGAGAGTGATGATGATTTCTTATTTGCACAAATTAAGAAAAAATATAAAGATGCTTATGTGTGTATGTGCAAAATTGAAAAATACTTAGAACTAGAATTATCTTGTGAGGAACAATTATATTTAACTGTTCACATTCAGCGTGTTACTCAAAGAAAAATTAAATAA
- a CDS encoding PTS beta-glucoside transporter subunit IIBCA has protein sequence MKYEKLANDIIKNVGGKENVNSLTHCITRLRFKLKDKSKANTEILKNMDGIVTVIESGGQYQVVIGNHVTDVYDDVNSIGGFGEGSEESSDEKVSLFNKFIDTISGVFTPILGVLCATGMIKGFNALFITFKVYSNTSGTYQILNALGDSLFYFFPVFLGYTAAKKFKASPFIGMAIGATLVYPTLTTLSTGTPLYTLFAGSVISSPVYITFLGIPVILMSYSSSVIPIILATYVGAKIEKCFKKLIPDVVKMFLVPFCTLLIIVPLTLIVIGPIATWAGKLLGAVTLSIYTLSPILAGIIIGGFWQVFVIFGLHWGLIPIAINNLAVLHYDPILATTFGASFAQTGVVLAILIKTKDVKLKSLCIPAFISGIFGVTEPAIYGVTLPRKKPFILSCIAGAVGGAIIGVMGTKLRIMGGLGIFGIPSYIGPKGMDNGFYGAIIAMLVSFALGFILMYFAGFKDGENKDKNKEINILVKQETILSPLKGQVKSLSEVQDEAFSKGALGKGIAIEPTEGKIVSPVDGVLTTFFPTGHALGITSDNGIEILIHIGMDTVKLEGKYFIPKVKQGEHIKKGQLLLEFDIKAIKNEGYSLTTPIVITNSDTYLDVVETDKKTIEYKEELMTVVI, from the coding sequence ATGAAATATGAAAAATTAGCAAATGACATAATAAAGAATGTTGGTGGAAAAGAAAACGTCAATAGTTTAACTCATTGCATTACACGATTACGTTTTAAATTAAAAGATAAAAGTAAGGCAAATACAGAAATTTTAAAAAATATGGATGGAATTGTAACCGTTATCGAAAGTGGGGGTCAATATCAAGTAGTAATTGGTAATCATGTAACTGATGTTTATGATGATGTCAATAGTATAGGTGGGTTTGGGGAAGGGTCAGAGGAATCATCAGATGAAAAAGTAAGCTTATTTAATAAATTTATTGATACTATTTCAGGGGTATTTACACCAATTCTAGGAGTGTTGTGTGCAACTGGTATGATTAAAGGATTTAATGCATTATTCATAACGTTTAAAGTATATAGTAATACATCAGGAACTTACCAGATATTAAATGCACTAGGGGATAGTTTATTCTATTTCTTCCCTGTATTTCTAGGATATACTGCAGCTAAAAAATTCAAAGCGAGTCCATTTATTGGTATGGCAATAGGAGCAACGCTTGTTTACCCTACATTAACTACGCTGTCAACAGGTACTCCATTATATACGTTATTTGCAGGTAGCGTAATTTCATCACCTGTATATATAACTTTCTTAGGAATTCCAGTAATACTCATGAGTTATTCATCTAGTGTTATTCCTATTATTTTAGCTACCTATGTAGGGGCTAAAATAGAAAAATGTTTTAAGAAGCTAATACCAGATGTAGTTAAAATGTTTCTGGTCCCATTTTGTACATTGTTAATTATCGTTCCTTTAACATTAATAGTTATTGGACCTATAGCGACTTGGGCAGGCAAATTACTTGGAGCAGTAACACTTTCTATTTACACCTTAAGTCCAATTCTTGCAGGTATAATTATTGGTGGGTTTTGGCAAGTATTTGTTATATTTGGTCTGCATTGGGGTCTAATTCCTATAGCAATTAACAATCTAGCAGTACTTCATTATGATCCGATTCTTGCAACTACATTTGGAGCCTCTTTTGCTCAAACCGGTGTTGTACTAGCCATTTTAATTAAAACAAAGGATGTTAAGTTAAAATCACTATGTATACCAGCATTTATTTCAGGAATTTTTGGTGTTACAGAACCGGCTATTTATGGTGTTACATTACCGCGTAAAAAACCATTTATTTTAAGTTGTATTGCAGGTGCAGTAGGTGGCGCTATTATAGGAGTTATGGGAACTAAATTAAGGATAATGGGTGGCTTAGGCATTTTCGGAATCCCTAGTTATATTGGCCCAAAAGGAATGGATAATGGATTCTATGGTGCTATTATCGCTATGCTAGTAAGCTTTGCATTAGGGTTCATATTAATGTATTTTGCTGGATTTAAGGATGGAGAAAATAAAGATAAAAATAAAGAAATAAATATATTAGTAAAGCAAGAGACTATACTTAGCCCATTAAAAGGTCAAGTTAAAAGTTTATCCGAGGTACAGGATGAGGCATTTTCAAAAGGAGCATTAGGTAAAGGTATTGCAATAGAACCAACAGAAGGAAAAATAGTTTCTCCAGTAGATGGAGTTTTAACAACATTTTTTCCAACAGGCCATGCATTAGGAATTACAAGTGATAATGGTATTGAGATATTAATTCATATTGGTATGGATACAGTTAAATTAGAGGGTAAATATTTTATTCCTAAAGTAAAACAAGGGGAGCATATAAAAAAAGGACAATTGTTATTAGAATTTGATATTAAAGCTATAAAAAATGAAGGTTATTCTTTAACAACACCTATAGTAATTACTAATTCTGATACTTATTTAGATGTAGTTGAAACAGATAAAAAAACTATAGAGTATAAGGAAGAATTAATGACAGTGGTGATTTAG